A portion of the Chondrinema litorale genome contains these proteins:
- the hisF gene encoding imidazole glycerol phosphate synthase subunit HisF has product MLCKRIIPCLDIKDGKTVKGVNFVDLRDAGDPVELAEIYSRKGADELVFLDITATVEKRKTLVELVRNVAKQINIPFTVGGGISSVEDVSALLNAGADKISINSSAVRNPSLINELSNEFGAQCVVVAIDSRYVDGEHIVHVKGGREATEKRTIPWAKEVQDRGAGEILLTSMDHDGTKAGFAIELTGTLTKTLHIPVIASGGAGTMAHFSDIFANNDADAALAASIFHFKEIEIPDLKQFLNQKGVPVRI; this is encoded by the coding sequence GTGCTTTGTAAAAGAATTATACCCTGTCTAGATATTAAAGATGGCAAAACAGTTAAAGGTGTAAATTTTGTCGATTTACGCGATGCTGGAGACCCAGTAGAGCTTGCCGAGATTTATAGCCGTAAAGGTGCCGACGAATTGGTTTTTCTGGATATTACTGCTACTGTAGAAAAAAGAAAAACACTGGTTGAATTGGTAAGAAATGTCGCGAAGCAAATTAATATTCCATTTACTGTAGGTGGCGGAATTAGTTCTGTGGAAGATGTTTCAGCTTTACTAAATGCTGGTGCCGATAAAATTTCTATTAACTCATCTGCTGTAAGAAACCCTTCTCTTATAAATGAGCTTTCTAATGAATTTGGTGCTCAATGTGTTGTGGTAGCAATAGATTCTAGATATGTAGATGGTGAGCATATTGTACATGTTAAAGGAGGCAGAGAAGCCACAGAAAAAAGAACAATTCCTTGGGCAAAAGAAGTACAAGATCGTGGTGCTGGCGAAATATTGCTAACCTCTATGGATCACGATGGCACAAAAGCAGGTTTTGCCATTGAACTCACTGGTACATTAACCAAAACTTTGCACATTCCGGTAATTGCTTCTGGTGGAGCTGGTACAATGGCGCATTTTTCAGATATTTTTGCAAATAATGATGCAGATGCTGCTTTGGCTGCTAGTATTTTTCACTTTAAAGAAATTGAGATTCCAGATTTAAAACAATTTCTTAATCAAAAAGGGGTTCCTGTGCGAATCTAA
- the hisE gene encoding phosphoribosyl-ATP diphosphatase, which produces MKTAIIQDITTAKILQFGYLTDIALSELESNKQLSLLDKEENVIDLPELTVEDYFVKADYCLVRVKAAEDTSVYFSETESEKAAFLDYLSSIIAKRKQAASTDTSYTARLFEKGINKVAQKVGEEAVELVIEAKDDNKDLFLGEAADLLFHFLVLLEAKNIRLEEVIAVLQSRHK; this is translated from the coding sequence TTGAAAACTGCTATTATTCAAGATATAACTACTGCTAAAATTTTACAGTTTGGCTATTTAACCGATATTGCATTAAGCGAACTGGAAAGCAATAAGCAGTTAAGTTTATTAGATAAAGAAGAAAACGTAATTGATCTACCAGAGCTTACAGTAGAAGATTATTTTGTAAAAGCAGACTACTGTTTAGTTAGAGTAAAAGCTGCTGAAGATACTTCTGTTTACTTTTCAGAAACAGAAAGTGAAAAGGCTGCCTTTTTAGACTATTTAAGTAGCATTATTGCAAAAAGAAAACAAGCAGCCTCTACTGATACATCTTATACTGCCAGATTATTTGAAAAAGGAATTAACAAAGTAGCTCAAAAAGTGGGTGAAGAGGCAGTAGAGTTGGTAATTGAAGCTAAAGACGATAATAAAGATTTATTTTTAGGTGAAGCAGCAGATTTACTTTTTCACTTTTTAGTATTGCTCGAAGCAAAAAATATCCGATTAGAAGAGGTAATTGCAGTGCTACAAAGCAGACATAAATAA
- a CDS encoding ChaN family lipoprotein: protein MSGENQTPAYQLFNKEGKTVNFEDISKKLAEADIVLFGELHNNPICHWLQLRTTKKLFEAHGENLILAAEMFEKDDQLILNEYLKGKIQEKHLESEAKLWNNYQTDYAPLVNFAKDNKLKFIGSNIPRRYASLVSREGLEGLESLDKEAKKLIAPLPVKVDLALPGYKNMLEMMGTHGGNAQAENFAKAQAIKDATMANSILENMDKNQHTLHFNGAYHSNNFEGIMWYLQQAKPKLKIVTISSVEQESVESLEEKNLQLADYIIVIPSDMTKTY, encoded by the coding sequence ATGTCTGGAGAAAATCAAACACCGGCTTACCAGTTATTCAATAAAGAAGGAAAAACAGTAAACTTCGAAGATATTTCTAAAAAATTAGCTGAAGCAGATATTGTTTTATTCGGAGAGTTGCACAACAACCCTATTTGCCATTGGCTACAACTAAGAACCACCAAAAAACTTTTTGAGGCACATGGTGAAAATTTGATACTAGCTGCAGAAATGTTCGAAAAAGACGATCAATTAATATTAAATGAATATCTGAAAGGTAAAATTCAAGAGAAACACTTAGAATCAGAAGCTAAACTTTGGAACAACTACCAAACAGACTATGCACCGCTAGTCAATTTTGCTAAAGACAATAAGCTAAAGTTTATAGGTAGTAATATTCCAAGACGCTATGCTAGTCTTGTATCTCGAGAAGGCTTAGAAGGTTTAGAATCCCTAGATAAAGAAGCAAAGAAACTAATTGCGCCACTACCTGTTAAAGTTGACCTAGCATTACCTGGATACAAAAACATGCTTGAAATGATGGGCACACATGGTGGAAATGCGCAAGCTGAAAACTTTGCTAAAGCTCAGGCAATTAAAGATGCTACCATGGCAAACTCCATTCTTGAAAATATGGATAAAAACCAGCATACTTTACATTTCAACGGAGCTTATCACTCAAATAACTTCGAAGGAATTATGTGGTATCTGCAACAGGCAAAACCAAAATTAAAAATTGTTACCATCAGTTCTGTAGAACAAGAATCAGTTGAAAGTTTAGAAGAGAAAAACCTCCAACTTGCTGATTATATCATTGTAATTCCTTCTGACATGACCAAAACATACTGA
- the rplS gene encoding 50S ribosomal protein L19 → MNDLIKIVENDSHEARPTFPEFGPGDTVNVHVKIKEGNKERIQQFQGTVIQRKNKGTNGETFTVRKISNGIGVERIFPIISPSIDKIEVTRKGKVRRAKLFYLRGRKGKAAKVKEKRF, encoded by the coding sequence ATGAATGACTTAATAAAAATCGTTGAAAACGATTCTCACGAGGCCAGACCAACATTTCCAGAATTTGGTCCAGGAGATACCGTGAATGTGCACGTAAAAATTAAAGAAGGAAATAAAGAAAGAATTCAGCAGTTTCAAGGAACTGTAATTCAGCGTAAAAATAAAGGTACTAATGGTGAAACTTTTACAGTTAGAAAAATCTCTAACGGTATTGGTGTAGAAAGAATTTTCCCTATTATTTCGCCAAGCATTGATAAAATAGAAGTAACTAGAAAAGGTAAAGTAAGAAGAGCTAAGTTATTCTATTTGAGAGGAAGAAAAGGTAAAGCTGCGAAAGTAAAAGAGAAAAGGTTCTAA
- a CDS encoding UDP-2,3-diacylglucosamine diphosphatase — MIQENLKAGKKIYFASDLHLGFPNDEESLIREKKFISWLDHIKQDAQHIFLLGDIFDFWYEYKYVIPRGFIRFQGKLAELIDSGISISFFTGNHDMWMFGYFPEQLNIPVYYDPIELQCNDLKLLIGHGDGLGPGDYKYKFLKKIFRNPLCQWLFGVLNPNIGMWIAHTWSKGKKHKKMDKGLKFYGEQEFIFQFCKEYEAKNHCDYYLFGHRHIPYELDVAENSKYINIGDWLSHFTYVEYDGQALLRKEWK; from the coding sequence ATGATTCAAGAAAATTTAAAAGCAGGTAAAAAAATATATTTCGCTTCAGATCTTCATCTTGGTTTTCCGAACGATGAGGAAAGTTTAATAAGAGAAAAGAAGTTTATATCCTGGCTAGATCATATTAAACAGGATGCACAACATATATTTTTACTTGGTGATATTTTTGACTTTTGGTACGAGTATAAATATGTAATACCAAGAGGATTTATCCGCTTTCAAGGGAAACTAGCAGAATTAATAGATAGCGGTATATCCATCTCTTTTTTTACAGGAAACCACGATATGTGGATGTTTGGTTACTTTCCAGAGCAATTAAATATTCCGGTATATTACGATCCTATTGAATTACAATGCAATGATTTAAAATTGCTTATAGGGCATGGAGATGGTCTTGGTCCTGGTGATTACAAGTACAAATTCCTCAAAAAAATCTTTAGAAATCCTTTATGTCAATGGCTTTTTGGTGTGCTAAACCCAAATATTGGTATGTGGATAGCACATACTTGGTCTAAAGGTAAAAAGCACAAAAAAATGGATAAAGGCCTAAAATTCTATGGAGAACAGGAATTTATATTCCAGTTTTGTAAAGAATATGAAGCCAAAAACCATTGTGATTATTATCTCTTTGGTCATAGACACATTCCTTACGAATTAGATGTTGCTGAAAACAGCAAATACATCAACATAGGAGACTGGCTAAGCCATTTTACCTATGTTGAATATGATGGACAAGCACTTTTAAGAAAAGAGTGGAAATAA
- the rodA gene encoding rod shape-determining protein RodA: MRENKLHHSIDWSIVAIYLALLLFGWINIYAAVYDPEVKQSIFSMDYNSGKQLVWIFASGVLIVFVLAVDFRIYEQYAFIIYGFLIFLLILVLFVGVEIAGSRSWFDLGVIGFSGARLQPAEFAKFGTALALSGYLNSTNKRADEPIVLIISFAILALPAALIILQGDTGSALVYSSLVLVLYREGFPGVILVVGVILVSFFVVTLFFREDSFDTFITTVAILGVVSSLASYLLVNKRKKIKVAVSVFVVTLMLIFMAFSMDYILVNILKPHQRARIEVLVDPYKDPKGSGWNVIQSKVAIGSGGFGGKGFLQGTQTKFDFVPEQSTDFIFCTVGEEYGWIGSMIIISLFTTLLFRVVALAERQKSRFARVYGYSVASIIFFHFTINIGMTIGLFPVIGIPLPYFSYGGSSLWSFTILLFILLKLDGHRSQVLAR, translated from the coding sequence ATGAGGGAAAACAAATTACACCATTCTATAGACTGGTCTATTGTTGCCATATACCTCGCATTACTTTTATTCGGATGGATTAATATATATGCTGCTGTTTATGACCCTGAGGTTAAACAGAGTATATTTAGTATGGATTATAACTCTGGAAAACAGTTAGTCTGGATTTTTGCATCAGGTGTATTAATCGTATTTGTACTAGCCGTAGATTTTAGAATTTATGAGCAATATGCTTTTATTATCTACGGTTTCCTCATTTTCCTGCTTATTCTGGTATTATTTGTTGGTGTTGAAATAGCAGGCTCCCGATCTTGGTTTGACCTTGGTGTCATTGGTTTTAGTGGAGCGCGGCTTCAACCTGCCGAGTTTGCTAAATTTGGTACTGCACTAGCATTAAGTGGGTATCTCAATAGCACAAATAAACGGGCTGATGAGCCAATTGTACTTATAATATCTTTTGCCATTTTAGCCCTACCAGCAGCATTAATTATTCTACAGGGTGATACAGGTTCTGCACTGGTTTATAGCTCATTAGTCTTAGTATTATACAGAGAAGGTTTTCCAGGAGTAATACTTGTAGTAGGTGTTATTTTGGTATCGTTCTTTGTTGTTACCTTATTTTTCAGAGAAGATTCCTTTGATACATTTATTACTACTGTAGCCATACTTGGGGTTGTATCTTCACTGGCTTCTTATTTATTAGTGAATAAAAGAAAGAAAATAAAGGTTGCAGTGAGTGTATTTGTAGTAACACTCATGCTTATTTTTATGGCTTTTAGTATGGATTACATTCTAGTAAACATTCTAAAGCCACACCAAAGAGCTAGAATTGAAGTATTAGTTGATCCATATAAAGACCCCAAAGGTTCCGGTTGGAATGTAATTCAATCAAAAGTAGCGATTGGTTCGGGAGGTTTTGGAGGCAAAGGATTTTTACAAGGCACTCAAACCAAATTTGACTTCGTACCAGAGCAAAGCACCGACTTTATATTTTGTACCGTTGGTGAAGAATACGGATGGATTGGTAGCATGATAATTATCTCTCTGTTTACCACACTATTATTTAGAGTTGTAGCGCTAGCAGAACGGCAAAAATCACGATTTGCCAGAGTTTATGGCTATAGTGTTGCCTCTATTATATTTTTCCACTTTACGATCAATATAGGGATGACAATCGGCTTATTTCCAGTAATTGGAATACCCCTTCCCTATTTCAGTTATGGAGGCTCCTCTCTCTGGTCTTTTACAATTTTATTGTTTATTCTATTAAAATTAGACGGACACAGATCGCAGGTACTGGCTAGATAA
- the accD gene encoding acetyl-CoA carboxylase, carboxyltransferase subunit beta: MAWFKRKEKGINTPTDQKKDSPEGLWYKTPSGKIVHMKQLKNNSYVSPDDNHHVRIGSEEYFEIIFDDHKYEELDANLSSGDPLGFKDTKTYTERIEASQKKTGLKDAARSAHGKMNGMPLVVCCMDFEFIGGSMGSVVGEKIARAIDYALKTKTPFLMISKSGGARMMEAGFSLMQMAKTSAKLALLSEAKIPYISLLTDPTTGGVTASFAMLGDFNIAEPGALIGFAGPRVIRETIGKDLPKGFQSAEFLQEHGFLDFIVSRNELKNKLTILLKMLEN, encoded by the coding sequence ATGGCCTGGTTTAAAAGAAAAGAAAAAGGAATAAACACACCAACAGATCAGAAAAAAGACTCACCTGAAGGACTTTGGTATAAAACTCCAAGTGGCAAGATTGTCCACATGAAACAATTGAAGAATAATTCTTATGTGAGTCCAGACGATAACCATCATGTAAGAATTGGTTCTGAAGAATATTTCGAGATTATTTTTGACGATCATAAATACGAAGAGCTAGATGCAAACCTTTCATCTGGTGACCCACTAGGTTTTAAAGACACCAAAACTTATACAGAACGTATTGAAGCTAGTCAGAAAAAAACTGGCTTAAAAGACGCGGCAAGATCTGCTCATGGTAAAATGAACGGAATGCCATTAGTCGTTTGTTGTATGGACTTTGAGTTTATTGGTGGTTCAATGGGTTCTGTTGTTGGGGAGAAAATAGCTAGAGCGATAGACTACGCATTAAAAACAAAAACTCCGTTTTTAATGATATCAAAGTCTGGTGGGGCCAGAATGATGGAAGCTGGTTTTTCATTAATGCAAATGGCAAAAACTTCTGCAAAACTTGCACTACTTTCAGAAGCTAAAATTCCTTACATTTCGTTACTTACAGACCCTACTACCGGAGGTGTTACTGCATCATTTGCTATGCTAGGAGATTTTAACATAGCAGAACCCGGAGCCTTAATTGGTTTTGCAGGTCCGAGAGTGATTAGAGAAACAATTGGAAAAGACCTGCCGAAAGGCTTCCAAAGTGCAGAATTTTTACAAGAGCACGGCTTCTTGGATTTTATTGTTAGTAGAAATGAATTAAAAAATAAGCTTACAATATTGCTCAAGATGCTCGAAAACTAG
- a CDS encoding MBOAT family O-acyltransferase — protein MQETFGDFFQYLVYQENRPLIFTQAVFWIFFGGVILIYQFIYRQNNIRNLFLMLFSMYFYYLSSGYYFVLLIFSTLVDYYLGNAIYKSEDQSKRKLYVTLSVIVNLTVLGYFKYTYFFTDTFNTVFDTSLETNNILALSLNKVLGLSIDASRIFLPVGISFYTFQTISYSVDIYRRRLEPVKNILDFAFFVSFFPQLVAGPIVRATDFIPQIYKEYKLTKEEFGRGIFLIIGGLIKKIFISDYISVNYVDRIFGNPDGFTGFENLMAVYGYSLQIYCDFSGYTDIAIGIALILGYRLPLNFNSPYKSINITDFWRRWHISLSSWLRDYLYISLGGNRKGKGRTYINLMLTMLLGGLWHGAHLRFIVWGGLHGIALAFHKMWMEIFKSKVSDEDESFVSKLISGIITFHFVAFCWIFFRADTFELASKVISQIAQSFHPEVIYDILVAYKNVFMIMLFGYILHWLPSNWKQFGAEAFVKTPDFAKATIIFIVILVLFQVKSSELQPFIYFQF, from the coding sequence GTGCAAGAGACATTTGGAGATTTTTTTCAATATTTAGTTTACCAAGAAAACAGACCGCTCATATTTACGCAAGCTGTTTTTTGGATATTTTTTGGAGGGGTAATATTAATTTATCAGTTTATTTATCGCCAAAACAACATCAGAAATCTATTTCTAATGCTGTTTAGCATGTATTTTTATTACCTATCGAGTGGTTACTATTTTGTCCTTCTCATTTTCTCAACTCTGGTAGATTATTATCTGGGGAATGCTATATATAAAAGTGAAGATCAATCGAAGAGAAAGCTATATGTAACGCTCAGTGTTATAGTAAACCTTACTGTACTTGGCTATTTTAAGTACACCTATTTCTTTACAGATACATTTAATACTGTTTTTGATACATCATTAGAGACAAACAACATCTTGGCATTGTCTCTTAATAAAGTTTTAGGTTTAAGCATAGATGCAAGTAGAATTTTTCTACCAGTAGGTATTTCCTTCTATACATTTCAAACAATTAGTTATTCTGTAGACATTTACAGAAGAAGACTAGAACCAGTAAAAAACATTTTAGATTTTGCATTCTTTGTAAGCTTCTTCCCTCAATTAGTGGCTGGGCCAATTGTGAGAGCTACAGATTTTATACCTCAGATATATAAAGAATATAAGCTCACCAAAGAAGAATTTGGGCGAGGCATATTTCTAATTATCGGCGGATTAATCAAAAAAATATTTATTTCCGATTATATTTCAGTGAACTATGTAGATAGGATTTTTGGTAATCCAGATGGTTTTACTGGCTTCGAAAACTTAATGGCTGTTTACGGCTATTCACTGCAGATATATTGCGACTTTTCTGGTTATACAGACATTGCCATTGGTATAGCTTTAATATTAGGTTATAGATTACCTCTTAATTTTAATTCTCCCTACAAATCAATCAACATTACAGATTTTTGGAGACGCTGGCATATTTCACTATCAAGTTGGTTAAGAGATTACTTATACATCTCGCTTGGTGGTAATCGTAAAGGAAAAGGCAGAACTTATATAAACTTAATGCTTACGATGCTTCTTGGTGGCTTATGGCACGGAGCACATTTAAGATTTATAGTTTGGGGAGGTTTGCATGGAATTGCTCTTGCTTTCCATAAAATGTGGATGGAAATTTTTAAATCTAAAGTTAGTGATGAAGATGAATCTTTTGTTTCAAAACTAATTTCAGGAATTATTACTTTCCACTTTGTAGCATTTTGCTGGATATTTTTTAGAGCAGATACATTTGAGTTAGCATCAAAAGTTATCTCACAAATTGCACAGTCTTTTCATCCTGAAGTAATTTATGATATATTAGTAGCTTACAAAAATGTATTTATGATTATGCTTTTTGGTTATATCTTGCACTGGTTACCAAGCAACTGGAAACAGTTTGGAGCAGAAGCATTTGTTAAAACACCAGATTTTGCAAAAGCGACAATCATTTTTATAGTAATTCTGGTTTTATTTCAAGTAAAATCATCAGAATTACAGCCTTTTATCTATTTTCAATTCTGA
- a CDS encoding UbiA family prenyltransferase: MKKSTLLHLRIPFSFLLMPVFLFAVSVSPELPLDKLIIVFVSLHLFLYPASNGYNSWFDKDEESIGGLKTPPKVEKELLYYSLLFDALAVIVGFIACWEFALMCFIYGAISRAYSNDKIRLKKYPIISWLAVTIFQGGFMFLATYLALNQLTFPELLKTEILFPAALSTAMLMGSYPMTQVYQHDEDEKRGDLTLSRMLGIKGTFIFTVLFFACAMAGFTSYFTTYFDFNRVIVLNIALLPVLVYFLFWFRKVWFDKNAANFSSTMRLNIISATCFNLFFFYSTLMNHFSVFS; the protein is encoded by the coding sequence ATGAAAAAATCGACCTTACTGCATCTCAGAATACCTTTTTCGTTTCTGTTGATGCCTGTTTTCTTATTTGCTGTATCTGTTTCACCAGAACTCCCACTGGATAAACTGATTATAGTTTTTGTATCATTACACCTATTTCTATATCCAGCTAGTAATGGCTATAACTCTTGGTTCGATAAAGACGAAGAAAGTATTGGAGGGCTCAAAACTCCTCCTAAAGTAGAGAAAGAACTCTTATATTACTCTTTACTCTTTGATGCACTAGCAGTTATAGTAGGTTTTATAGCTTGCTGGGAATTTGCTTTAATGTGTTTTATTTATGGTGCTATTTCACGAGCATATAGTAACGATAAAATCAGACTAAAAAAATATCCGATAATTAGTTGGCTAGCAGTTACAATATTTCAGGGAGGCTTTATGTTTTTGGCAACTTATCTGGCCTTAAACCAACTTACTTTTCCAGAATTACTTAAAACAGAAATACTTTTCCCAGCAGCTTTAAGCACAGCCATGTTAATGGGATCCTACCCGATGACACAAGTCTATCAACACGATGAAGATGAAAAAAGAGGCGATCTTACACTAAGTAGAATGTTGGGTATTAAAGGCACATTTATTTTTACAGTATTATTTTTTGCTTGTGCAATGGCAGGCTTCACCTCCTATTTTACTACATATTTTGACTTTAACAGAGTAATTGTATTAAACATCGCTTTGCTGCCTGTGCTGGTTTATTTTTTGTTTTGGTTTAGAAAAGTATGGTTTGATAAAAACGCAGCCAATTTTTCTTCAACTATGCGTTTAAATATTATTTCAGCAACCTGTTTCAACTTATTTTTTTTTTATTCAACTTTGATGAATCATTTTTCTGTTTTTTCATGA
- a CDS encoding TrkH family potassium uptake protein, translated as MRFNFRIIVSIIGLLLIINGLSMLLCLPFSVYFRERDWKALLIAGILTYIVGFISWYRYKDTNNKELKKRDGYLIVTLGWVIMSVFGALPYVFSGAIPSFTDAFFETVSGYSTTGASILTDIESVHKGILFWRSLTQWIGGMGIIVLTVAILPFLGIGGMQLFVAEAPGITPDKLKPRIQATAKRLWLVYVGITAIECVLLMFGGMSFYDALNHSFTTMATGGFSTKNTSAADFSPYIQYVITIFMFLAGTSFTLNYFAFKRKYKEIWRNEEFRYYLGGTIISTIIITIAVFVGTENSLEKSFRDSIFQIVSIVTTTGFVSADYTQWTPFVTLLLFIFMFIGGSAGSTAGGVKIVRHIILLKNSFLELKRQLHPSAVIPVRLNDKAISKSITFHVLAFIMIYISIFALGSILVSLSGLDFMTSIGAVATCLGNVGPGLGDVGPVDNFAGLPSVSKWILSFLMLLGRLELFTVLMLFTPYFWRKV; from the coding sequence ATGAGATTCAACTTTAGAATTATTGTCAGCATTATAGGCTTATTACTTATTATTAATGGCCTATCTATGCTGCTATGCCTACCGTTTTCTGTTTATTTCCGCGAAAGAGATTGGAAAGCCTTACTAATTGCAGGTATCCTTACTTACATTGTAGGCTTTATCAGTTGGTATAGATATAAGGACACAAACAATAAAGAACTTAAAAAGCGCGACGGTTACCTCATAGTAACTCTAGGATGGGTAATTATGTCGGTATTTGGTGCATTACCCTATGTTTTTAGTGGAGCAATACCCAGTTTTACAGATGCATTTTTCGAGACTGTATCAGGCTATTCTACAACAGGTGCATCAATCCTTACAGATATAGAATCTGTACATAAAGGAATTCTTTTCTGGCGTAGTTTAACCCAGTGGATTGGTGGTATGGGAATTATCGTACTTACAGTAGCAATTCTTCCTTTTCTGGGTATTGGTGGCATGCAGCTTTTTGTGGCTGAAGCACCCGGTATAACTCCCGACAAACTAAAACCAAGAATACAGGCAACAGCAAAAAGACTTTGGTTAGTGTATGTAGGCATTACAGCAATAGAATGTGTTTTGTTAATGTTTGGTGGAATGTCTTTTTACGATGCGCTCAACCATAGCTTTACAACAATGGCCACTGGCGGATTTTCTACTAAAAACACATCTGCCGCAGACTTTAGTCCTTACATTCAGTATGTAATTACCATATTTATGTTTTTAGCTGGAACAAGCTTTACATTAAACTACTTCGCTTTTAAAAGAAAGTATAAAGAAATCTGGCGAAACGAAGAGTTCAGGTATTACCTAGGAGGAACAATTATCTCAACTATTATAATAACCATTGCCGTTTTTGTTGGTACTGAAAACAGCTTAGAGAAATCATTCAGAGATTCTATTTTTCAGATTGTTTCTATTGTTACAACTACTGGTTTTGTTTCTGCAGATTATACACAATGGACTCCTTTTGTAACATTATTGTTATTTATATTTATGTTTATAGGAGGTTCAGCAGGTTCAACAGCTGGAGGTGTAAAAATTGTGAGACATATTATTTTGCTCAAAAACAGTTTTTTAGAGCTCAAAAGACAATTACATCCTTCAGCAGTAATTCCGGTTAGGCTAAACGATAAAGCTATTTCTAAGAGTATCACCTTCCATGTTTTGGCTTTTATCATGATATACATCTCTATTTTTGCATTAGGATCTATTCTGGTTTCATTAAGTGGATTAGATTTTATGACCTCTATTGGTGCTGTTGCTACTTGTTTAGGTAATGTAGGACCAGGTTTAGGAGATGTAGGACCTGTAGACAACTTTGCTGGTTTGCCAAGTGTTAGTAAATGGATTCTTTCATTTCTGATGCTTTTAGGAAGACTTGAGCTATTTACTGTACTAATGCTATTTACACCATATTTCTGGAGAAAGGTTTAA
- the trkA gene encoding Trk system potassium transporter TrkA, protein MKIIIAGAGDVGFHLAKLLANEEHDIILIDTNLDKLQYASDHLDVATVKGKSTSYKVLKEANVQEADLLISVTSFEENNLMTAILGKQLGAAKTIARVSNTEFLAEDQREGLRNLGIDEIISPEALASKEIKRLLKEAATTDVFDFESGKLSLIGLSIDEHDPLNNKTLSETIHLNPELNFITVAILRNNETIIPRGSTRFQLNDHVYYIALPEGIDKVLKLTGKKREKIKNIMILGGSKVGVRAAAALSTRYNVKLIEKSRDKCFDLAEDLQEALVISGDGREVELLEEEGIEHIDAFIAVTGNSETNIISSLVAKNRGVKKTIALVENMDYIHLSQNIGVDTMINKKLIAANFIFRYIREGHVIAITSIHGADAEILEFVVKKDSKITKKPLSQLRFPKTAIVGGVIRRGKAFITMGNFLFEENDRVVVLSKPECIHKVEDFFK, encoded by the coding sequence ATGAAAATAATTATTGCCGGAGCAGGAGATGTGGGATTTCACCTGGCAAAATTACTTGCAAATGAAGAGCACGATATAATTTTAATAGATACTAATCTTGATAAATTACAGTATGCTTCAGATCATTTGGATGTTGCTACAGTTAAAGGAAAATCTACCTCTTATAAGGTTTTAAAAGAAGCTAATGTACAAGAAGCTGACTTACTTATTTCTGTTACTTCTTTTGAAGAGAACAACTTAATGACAGCTATTTTGGGTAAACAGCTTGGAGCAGCAAAAACTATTGCCAGAGTAAGTAATACAGAGTTTCTTGCAGAAGATCAAAGAGAAGGTTTAAGAAACCTAGGTATTGACGAAATCATATCACCAGAAGCACTTGCATCAAAAGAAATTAAACGCTTATTAAAAGAAGCAGCTACTACAGATGTATTTGACTTTGAAAGTGGAAAATTATCACTCATCGGTCTTAGTATAGACGAGCATGATCCACTTAACAATAAAACACTCTCTGAAACCATCCACCTCAACCCAGAGCTCAATTTTATTACAGTAGCCATCCTCAGAAATAATGAAACCATTATACCGAGAGGTTCTACTCGATTTCAGCTTAACGATCACGTATATTATATTGCTTTACCAGAAGGTATAGATAAAGTACTTAAACTCACTGGTAAAAAGCGTGAAAAAATTAAGAACATTATGATTCTTGGTGGTAGTAAAGTTGGCGTACGAGCTGCTGCTGCACTAAGCACAAGATATAATGTAAAACTGATTGAGAAATCTCGTGATAAATGCTTCGATCTTGCAGAAGACCTACAAGAAGCTTTGGTTATTAGTGGTGACGGTCGTGAAGTAGAGTTGTTAGAAGAAGAAGGAATAGAACATATTGATGCATTTATTGCGGTAACAGGTAATTCTGAAACCAATATTATTTCGAGTTTGGTAGCAAAAAACCGCGGTGTCAAAAAAACTATCGCTCTGGTAGAAAACATGGATTACATACACCTCTCTCAAAACATTGGTGTAGATACCATGATCAATAAAAAGCTAATCGCTGCTAACTTTATCTTTAGGTATATTAGAGAAGGCCATGTAATTGCCATTACAAGTATTCATGGAGCTGATGCTGAAATTCTTGAATTTGTAGTAAAGAAAGACTCTAAAATTACCAAGAAACCTTTAAGCCAGTTGAGATTTCCTAAAACTGCAATTGTAGGAGGAGTTATCAGAAGAGGTAAAGCTTTTATAACCATGGGAAACTTCCTTTTCGAAGAGAACGACAGGGTTGTTGTTCTATCTAAACCAGAATGTATACACAAAGTCGAAGATTTTTTTAAATGA